From the genome of Centroberyx gerrardi isolate f3 unplaced genomic scaffold, fCenGer3.hap1.cur.20231027 Scaffold_59, whole genome shotgun sequence:
ccaccatggctgaacagacagaaagaagagaaactcaaactgctccgcccacactgtttgattgacaggtgatctgtgggaagtgcagagcagaaacaccacagtgaggctgagggacaaagatggaggctaaatttgaaaaataaagatCTCACGGATTACTCCTTTAAGAATACTTTGTTGTTTGAGAATGTAAGAATGTTttaattcttattattattataattaattaataattataattattattataattatcacATTCCAGGCTAAAGGTGTCCATGATCACCCCAGACCTGAGTCCAAGTCCGAGACTGAAGCCAGACGAAGCTCCGTGAAGAGAAGAGTCAGTTCTCCTCCGTTCACACAGAAGAGACGACTCATCGAAACACAGGTAACCTTTCTCTGAGTTTGACTGCTACAGTCTGAGTTAAAGAGTGTTTCTCTGAGTTTCCAGCTATTAGTCTCATAGCCCTATATGATGTTTGATGTATGATGTTTGATGTATGATTGGAGCTGgtttctgacctctgacctctgatccCTGATCCCGACTCCCAGAGCCAACACAATCCTAAACTCTCACCTAAACCTTACCTAACCCTTACCTAGACCTTACCTAAACCTTAGACACTTTGGACTGAATGGCTCTCAACAATATTCAGGCTGACTAAACTATCTATTCCTCAACTGGAGGATCCAGGCTCagtccgtcctgctgaagtgtccttgagcaagacactggcTGATTATCAAAACCAAGAACACCGAGTTCATacttttacagttttacagtttcaGATGGACTGAGCTTCACATCACGCTGATTTatgaagacacacagctgttaattttccaGCTGAACACAAGAACGCGTATTGATAGTCAGCAACTGAGTCTCTacctgttctgtagctgaccctgaccctgacctctgacctctgacatttgacctctctgtggagggggcCAAGAGAAAAGACTTCCCCCACAGGGAGCAATAGAGAATCGCATTATAGGcgggttttccaggtcagtgaggaaagggaagggagagcagCATGGCATCCCAGCAGCTGCTATCAGCCGCAGTGCATTATGGGACTCTGATTCATCAAGCGTTAGTGTGCCTGCAAACCTCCACCATGAGAGAAAAAGGAGCGTTTTCTATTCATGACGCGTGAACACAGACAGTGACAGGAAAGCTGACTGCACTAGTGCAGtttgcatataaatatacaaatatataaatactattattgttgtttgttgttgtttacaggCTCTGGGTCCAGCCCTGCTGTGCCgaagttgtttattgttgttgtttattattgttgtttacagGCTCTGTTgaagttgtttattgttgttgtttacaggCTCTGGGTCCGGCTCTGCTCTCTTGTGTTGAGGCTCCGGAGCGATTCTCCTTCATTGCTGAATCCAACTTTCCTCTCCAGTCGCAGCATTACCCAGCATTCCAGAGCCCCGAGCCCTACTACAACTCCCACAATGCCCTGGGAGAGGCCCCTCCCACCTTGCAGAAATCAACCAATCCCAGGCTGTACATGGCCAGGCCGGGGTGTGGCTATGAGTTCCCAGGCTACCTGACCTCTTCCTCCTATCcagcgacctctgacctctgtgacCCCAggtcagtgcgtgtgtgtgtgtgtgtgtgtgtgtgtgtgtctattaaTGTAGTTattctaggtgtgtgtgtgtattaacgcaattactctgtgtgtgtgtatgtgtgtgtgtgtgtcagcagggtTGCTCCGGTCCtcggctcctcctcctcgtcttcctcagctcctctctcctcctcctcctccttcgaCCCGCAGGCGAAGCCTCACGGCTGGAAGGAGCTGCTGAAGAGCTCTGCCCCTTACGGTGAGAATCACCATTACTACAGCCCAGAATACCCCTGCCGTTACCCCGGCAACGCCCCGGGATCCCCCGCAGCCCTGCagaccatcatcaccaccacaacAAAGGTaatactgttactgctacttaTATCAGTATCAATACCAAAATCAATACCAATAATAAAACACTGACACTGGAACAAAACCGTGAAATCAATTCTGCAAAAGtataaacacatttgaaatcCCTGTTCCTCGACCACAATCTTATCCTGACTTAACCTCTCTGGGGTAAAGCATGCTTACACATGGGATCTGCCTAGCCTGGTAAGTTTTGGAGCATTATTGTGTACTTCCCCTGTTAGGTatagcagtgtttcccctttgGGTTTCACTGGTGTCCTTTTTAGGTAGTGTTGTGACGAACGTGGAAGGAGCAGTTGTCTCGGGAGCATATCCCTGGTCTCGAGAGGGTTGTCAGCTTGCTGATCGCTTTTCTCGCACCAGCGGGTTTTAGTGCATAAATACCCACCACCAGTAGACATGAAGACTAGGGTTAGATTTAGCTAGTTACTGGTTAGGTAGCTAGTGGGGAAGCTCCGTTTGGGTAGGCTGCCTGGACCATGTCTGCTGGGTGCACTGTAGCACTTTGTCTTAGTCTCTTTTTGGTGAGtaggcttcttcttcttctctcttgtgGCTCTGTTTTGTGATTATGGTTAGTGTTGAGGATTGGGAGATTGTGTCTGGGTAGGCATTATGAGCTAGGATGGCTTTGGATGTTGCTAGTGTTAATGGATGTTGCTAGTGTTAATGGCTTAGAGTTGGTAAGTGGTTACCTGAAGGCTTGGTGTAAGTTACCTGCTCTTTGTATGTGGCATTTTGGTcttgtgtgtgctgtgtcaTCTTTGTATGGTGCTGGTTTGGCCAGCATTGTGCTTTGTTTGGTAACACGTGTGTTACCTTAGGTTGCACTTGTGTGCAGCCTTTTGGTTAGCGCTTTGGGTGGCTGCTATGGCACTGGTGTTGGTAGTTGTCTGCCACAGTGTCAGTAGGAATATGTCAGTTTGGGTGTCCTTGTTCGGGAGCAGTCTAGTAGATGGACAAGCACACTTTTGGGCAATTCCAGGTCAGAAGACTGGGGTTGCGGCCAATTTCTTTGAGCAGCCATTGTCAAGTCTAGAAAGCCAGAAAACCTAGCAGCGTGTTCGGATAGTGACAGTGTGAGTGTCATGTCATATCTTTTTGGGTGGGAGTTGTTTGTCTGTTCTCCTGTGCTGCTCTTACCTTTCTC
Proteins encoded in this window:
- the gcm2 gene encoding chorion-specific transcription factor GCMb isoform X2 codes for the protein MSRPEEREEADCVCSVGMKLTWDINDPKLPQDTKQFDPFQEWTDGYVRFIYNGEDKNAQRHLSGWAMRNTNNHNCQILKKSCLGVVVCSRGCSLPDGSRLQLRPAICDKARQKQQKKLCPSCNAGLELLPCRGHSGYPVTNFWRVDGKAIFFQAKGVHDHPRPESKSETEARRSSVKRRVSSPPFTQKRRLIETQALGPALLSCVEAPERFSFIAESNFPLQSQHYPAFQSPEPYYNSHNALGEAPPTLQKSTNPRLYMARPGCGYEFPGYLTSSSYPATSDLCDPRVAPVLGSSSSSSSAPLSSSSSFDPQAKPHGWKELLKSSAPYGENHHYYSPEYPCRYPGNAPGSPAALQTIITTTTKGFLVGPCFYGGGCDDPPILLLCLLVLCMFVCPAGAWWAGSSSVPIECTWAQ
- the gcm2 gene encoding chorion-specific transcription factor GCMb isoform X3; its protein translation is MSRPEEREEADCVCSVGMKLTWDINDPKLPQDTKQFDPFQEWTDGYVRFIYNGEDKNAQRHLSGWAMRNTNNHNCQILKKSCLGVVVCSRGCSLPDGSRLQLRPAICDKARQKQQKKLCPSCNAGLELLPCRGHSGYPVTNFWRVDGKAIFFQAKGVHDHPRPESKSETEARRSSVKRRVSSPPFTQKRRLIETQALGPALLSCVEAPERFSFIAESNFPLQSQHYPAFQSPEPYYNSHNALGEAPPTLQKSTNPRLYMARPGCGYEFPGYLTSSSYPATSDLCDPRVAPVLGSSSSSSSAPLSSSSSFDPQAKPHGWKELLKSSAPYGENHHYYSPEYPCRYPGNAPGSPAALQTIITTTTKVPRSAEDGARSWPGAGEPEKMKCIIL